AGAAaactgtgtttttgtttgtggcagAGAAATTTGCCCTGAACCGCAGCTCGTggcaaatattatttttccCAGGCAAATCAGCAATTGCAGTGTTTAGATAACTAAGCTAACATCCAGTTTCCCCGAAACGTTTTTCCAAAAGTGAAAGTCAACAACGAGAGGATTTTTGGATGTGCTGTGCTGCCCTGCCATGCCCTGCCTCATTTCGTATACCCATACCCAGCTCATCTCATCTAATATTTAGCATAAGTAAAGAAAATGAGACCACAGAAAGAGGCACTCATCTCCATGTATAGTACATAATCATTTAAATACTCTACCTCTTACACATATCATATCATGCTGTTTTTGGCTGTTGTCGGATGCGGATTACATAGGTCATTATGCTGGGCGACTCGGGAGTGGGCAAGACATCGCTTTTGATACGATTCCGCGATGGTCGCTATGTGCCCAGCTATTTCCTGAGCACCGTTGGCATTGATTTTAGGGTAAGAGCGCTTTATTCCCAAAAgtctttggttttcttgttgttcttggttttctgttgttcttgttctcgttgttgtaattgttgttcATTCTAAGTGTTGTCTCTCCTTCTGTCCTACTGTTACTCTGTGTTaaacatccatccatccatccatctatccatccatctatcctcCTACTCTAACGtctttcttctgcttctgctctttctcccactgtgtgtgtgtctcctgTCAACAGTTGTCAAGGCTTTCAATGCGATTTTCACCTGCTTACCTCTCACTCACTCTGTGTAACTttccgccccccccccccgcttctctctctccctctctctctctctctctctctctctctctctgtctctgtctctctgcgtGACCTCCTCTATGAGTTGCGGTTTTCCTGATTTCGTAGTACTGCCTGCGGTTGTCCTCTTTACGTTTAGTTCTTGTTCAAACCTTATCTTTCAGTACCACAGAATCCCCATCCCAATCCCAGGTCCAGCACCAGGAATCCCTGTAACCCTCTGTTTGTTGTCtcgtttctgtgtgtgtgtgtgtgtgtgcgctgcaGGTCGGGCGTCTTTCTGATAAAGATCCTTGGGGGACTATTTATTAAAAAGCATGTGAACTTGAAAAGGACTTGTTGATGTTTTTCCTCTCCTTCGTCCAAATGAATTTGTGTGCCCGTGTAGCCGTAGCAGTTCTCtaaatgtatctttgtatctgtgcgCAGCTCTGTAAATGTATCTTTAGCTGTGTGCTCGTTTAAGTTGTTGTAATTTTATTATACTTATTATTGTGTCGTTTTTGTGTCGTTTTTGTGCGGTCCAACATTTAGAGGCTTAGAGGTTTTCCTGCCCCGAggcttgctctctctttctctctctctctccctcactctgtctctctctgtttcatggctcataaatttattaaaatacaagCGGAAATTGCCTTTAACatgtctctctatctctattttTTCACTTTCTCTAGCtatccctgtctctgtctcttacTTACAATCCTGTAAAATTTTACAAATGCCTGGCAAATGGGAGCTAGGGCTGGGCCTGGCGTTTCCTTGACTTTAAATTGTTTCCATGTTTTCTCTATATTAAATGTATGTCGATCCCAGGCATTGTCTAACTTTCCAAAGAAGGATGGGGCATGGGCAACCCCCATTTGAGGAGGCATTGGGGAATGACCTGAACCCCAAATCAGATTCGCTGGGGAGTTGTTCATGTTGATTTTTCAGCTTGGCTGACTCTTGGCCAACTTGTAGGGTGGCTCCGAGTACAAGTAATggctacatatgtataaagtaaatgaatattttatatgaGTATGGCTATGAATATATGGATAGTATGTTTAATTAACGTAGAAATAAGCAAAGAACTTTTCAATGTTgtttaatgtgtgtgtgtttttcacTTCATTAGTAATCCAATTGTATCTCACACTTTACCCAAATATTTCCTCatcaatacatacatatgtacatgagtatgtatgtttgtatttaAGTGTCTGTCTGTATTCCTCCCATCAACAAATTTCAGCTGAATTGTGGCAGTGCATTGACATTTTGTTTACCCGGCTagaataatttatgtttttggttTATCTTTTAGtctgaaaacgaaaacgaaaatgaaattgaaatcaaatcaaatcaaggCAATATGCTGCCCTCACAGACAACACATTCAGCAAAGAACATCctccatttatatttatgctcGTACCTTTTTGGTGTACTACCACTATGTtcatctgtgtatctgtgtatcttttaTGCTATTGACTGACTGTCTGAGTAGCTTATAGGTACggggagtggctgtggctgtggcagtggcaatggcccTGCCAATGGCCGAATGTTTGCCACTCATTACGGGAGTGTGGATCCACATCAGTGCTTTCATCAACTGGAAATTGCTGAGTCTGCCCCTTACTTATGAATATTTATACCAATACGATGCCCCGTCTCCACTTATTtgtctgcatgtgtgtgctttCGGGTCTTCATAAACGGacacgctgcgtatgcgtagTGCATTAAGCATACGCAGCGTGTTCCagcctctctcgctcttcctctctctctctctctctctgtatctctgtttGATATTCTGGGCACGGTTGTTGTGCATGAACATTTCGTgaattaattacattttacataACAATTGGATTCTCATGGTCGAAGTTCGTGTGCATTtaaaacaataattaattgcatttacaATCGTGTTGCACAATCCAGAACAAAGTGGTCGTCGTCGATGGCACACGTGTAAAGCTACAAATCTGGGACACGGCTGGGCAGGAGCGTTTCCGCAGCGTTACACACGCCTACTACCGAGATGCCCATGGTGAGTgcctcttctcttctcctctcCAGTCTTTCTAATTATCCTTTCCCTTTGAtcctaattaaattatttttccaATCTGCATGCGAACCGGCAATCCACACCAACactaaaccaaaaaccaacaccgacatggacatggacatggacaccGAAACCGACACCGAagctttgctgctgctgtacgaTGTTACCAACAAGACCACCTACGACAACATTCGGGCCTGGCTGGGGGAGATACGGGAGTACGCCCAGGAGGACGTGGTCATCGTTTTAATAGGTGAGCGTGTAGCGTGGGAGGAGATGGGGATGCTGCAGATGCAGCTGTAGCTGCAGCTGAAAGCTTTTGCCCAGCGGAAACGCTAATCCACTTATAAATTTTGAGCCAAAttcacttttgtttttgccaacGCTTTTGCCTTTTCTAACTCATTCAGGCAACAAGGCCgattgcagtggcagtgagCGACAGGTGAAGAGGGAGGATGGCGAGCGCCTGGGCAGGGAGCACAATGTCCCTTTCATGGAGACATCAGCCAAGACGGGACTCAATGTGGAGCTGGCCTTTACAGCGGTTGCTAGGTAAGTCTTTCACCTGGTCAAAAGAGAGCTCTTCTGGGAAACTCCCATTTATTACACTGATTTCTACACACCCACCACCTACCACCCACCacatctctatctctctgtctttctttctctgtTGTCGCCTGCAGGCAGCTTAAGAGTCGCGGCTACGAGCACGGCGATGATGGAAAATTCAATGTGCATGATTTTGTGCGTGACAATACAAAGGCGCGCTCCGTCTGTGCCCAGTGCAGGAACATGTAATTTTCCCCGGCCACATCCTCCCGATCCCGTGCACAAAAGAATGGCAGGACGAGCAGGAAAGCATAAAAACAGGAGGGGCGGGGGAAAAAACAATAAGCTAGCATACAGATCAAAGGGAAATGGGGAAAGGTCGATGGGGAGGCGGCAGGAGCTGGGCGCAAAAGTCGAACTTCTGCATTTAATAAACACGCAAAATACGCACACAacaacagatacaaatacagatacatacagaAAAACACGACCCACAGATACACCTACAGACAGGATAACATGTTGGCACCAATTTTTTAAGACCCTAGCGGGAAGGTAGCGGATAGTAGGGGAGCGGGCAAGTACATGGTATGTGCGGTATGGTTAGCATTTTGTATGTAAATTGGAATTTTTTTGGAACCGGGGCGGGACGGGCAGAGATACGTACTCGTATCATACTTTAAGGATGGCCAGTGcataaattattgaacaatatatacatatatatatactatatacagaTATGATATATCCATATACAACTGCATAAATGTACTTTATTAAAAACGAGGAACCCTAATGGAGCAAGGGATGATCTCCAGTCCTCAACTAAGAGAAACCAATCGCCAATCCGGATTAGGAATGGGAATCAAGACACgaaatcgtaatcgtaatcgtaatcgtaatcgcaGCAAAATCATGCAACATTGAGATTTGTCCAGCACGTCCATGGGAGACCGCCAAATGGAGGGACCGAACGGAACCCAGCGTGAATCAGCATCAGCTCCATAAAGATATATTACCCTCGAGAGGAGCAGCCGGAGAGATGAtcgctggatggatggatggaaccAAATCCTATTCAAGAAATACAATCACTCAATTTACCTATACTACtataaagaaacaaaacaaaagattaTACCTATTACCAAATGTTTTTGGTTCTCTAATGTTAAAATCTTAATTGTTATGGCCTATCGTTAAGTTTTTAGATCCACACCAAACCAAAGAATGCCTGAAggcattttaaattatttacacAGACACTAATGAATACCCCTTGCAATTAAGTTAGTTGAAGCTCTCTATTTAAGTCCACATGCCACACCTATAGCAAGCCgtagagcagcagcaggagaaggagaaggagcagaaaGAGGAGGGTTACAAATAATCAAAGTTATAACTATAGTCTCCTACAACAGACCGCAGCGGCATCCGACGCATGCATACTATATCATAGCAGCAAAACAGCGTTATATCCAAGCAGACGGAATGTCTATACcataaacaacaaatacatatttacattGAATGTggttaaaaaacaaaaaactaaaaagtggagtgtttttatttcaaattcaaattgggCCGCAGACTCAAATGCTGTTCAAAATACTCTCAGTGTGCTGTTAAACGCTGCTAAGTGCTGCTATATTGGTATAATTAAGAACAAAGGATACCGAAACTTTCATATGCAGGTTTTTCGAATTTTTGCCTGAGATGTGAGATCATCGTGCTTTCgtgcataatttatttattgcatttaagTCCTTGTCGcgcattcactttcaaacgaTTTCTTTTTGGCGCTCAAGTTTGGTCGGACTtgatctcttttttttgggatttgtGATGGGATATCCTCCTGTCGTGGAGGGATTTTTTCTCGCCGCAATGTCCCTTTTCAGCTCAACAATGTCCCTTCATTCAATACTCActtttgttcaacttttttgtttaaaccgtattttagtcaaaatacaataaatgggaGTACTAAAACATAGTTTATCATGTAGAAAATTtcttcatcaatgggataaaactatgtgggcagggctaaAGACTTTAGTTAGCCAGAATTTTttaacggaatatcaaaattgagcaataggaTCGACAGTTCTTTGtcgtattttttgtttgaccctTTGAactaaaacattttttttaggCAAAGTCCAATAAAAGAAGGTGTTTTAAACAAgtcagtcaagtagaaaataggttCATTAATGTCTATCTAGCTAGCAATATTCATATCAAAAACggggaatatgtataatagaacttgaattcgtcagtatatttacggtatatttttcaaataagacggtatattttcttatattttggTATAATTCTGAGGTTTGGAGGGTATATTCTATcaataaatccgcggtcacactgctggTAACACgtgcaaaaaaccaaaacagcgtaaatttattgaaatttcttTGATAAAGTACCTGTAACCATGGCGGATCACGCGTTCCATCGACCGGGGCCGCTGAAGCAAACCAATAAGGTCCACAAAACGGGCCGTCATCGCTCCAAGGGAGCCATCGAGAATGCAACAAAAGGTAGGGATGCTCCACAATTGCGAATCCGGAAAACAAACTCTTTAAAACTATTATTCTCGCAGGCAAAATCGGGTTTAAGGCCCTCTCGCACcggcacaagcagcagcagcgcagggAGCAGCGACGCAACCAGCAAAATCAACTGCGAAAGAACAAACGCGATGAGGTGCTGGAGCAGAAGCGGAAGCTTGGGGGCCAGAACACAGCTCCGTTCCTGGTGTGTCTGCTGCCTATGCACGAGCAGATCGATCCCAAGTCGGCCCTGGCCATCCTCGAGGGCTGCGACAGCGAGCTGGTGGTGGAGAGATCTCCGAGTGGGATTACCTACATGAATCTTCCGCGTTTCAAGCAGCGATTCGCCTTTGTCACCCCACCCGTGGGACGCGGCAACGAACTGATTGTCCTGGACTACCTCAAGGTATGCGACACAACGCTCCTTTTGACATCAGCCTCCTTTGGGGACGACGAGATATTTGACCGCTGGGGCCAGCGCATTTTCAATATGATCTCCGCCCAAGGGATACCCACTCCCATGGTGGCTCTCATGGATCTGGAGTCACTGAATCCCAAGCGTCGTCCTGCCAGCAAGCAGGCAGCACAGAAAATCATCTCCAAACTGTTGCCCGAGGAGAAACTCATGCAGTTGGACACCGCCGCCGAGGGACTGAACGTGATGCGTCGCATCGGAGGACAGAAGAAGCGCATTCTGCACAACGTGGAGAATCGGCCGCATCTCTTCGGTGACATTGTGGAGTTTAAGCCCAATGGCGAGGCGAGCGATGATTTGGGCACGCTGGAGGTGACTGGCTTCCTGCGTGGACAGTCGCTGAATGTCAATGGACTGGTGCATATTCCCGGGCTGGGTGACTTCCAGGTGGGTCAAGTGGTTGCCCCGCCAGATCCGTACAAGCTGGACAAGTCTCGCGATGGAGAAAATGTGGCAGTGCGACTCCTTGATATCAGTGATCCCCTGAAGCGCACCTCGCTGCAGAGCGAGAACATCCCCGATCCCATGGACGCAGAGCAGACGTGGCCCACCGAGGAGGAGATCGAGGCCTCCcaaaaggaaaccaaaaaaatgaaGCTGGTTAAGCGAGTGCCCAAGGGCTTCAGCGAGTACCAAGCGGCCTGGATACCCGACATCGAAGAGGTAGAGGATCCGGACAAGGAGGAAGACGACGAGGACATGAGCGACGATGATGAGGAAGCTGAAGATGACGAGGACTTCATGTCCTGTGACAACAAATCCTTCGAGGATGAATGCGAGAAACGCGACTCCGATACGGAGGAGTTCCAGGACAGCGTTTCAGTGTCATCGGAGGCAGCCGTCAACGACGAAAAATACGACCAGCAGATGGACTTCCAGGAGGAGCGTGAAACCATGCAAAAACTGCAGCAAGCACGCACAGATCAGCTCTGGCCCGATGAGATAGACACGCCGCTGGATGTACCCGCCCACGAGCGATTCCAGAAGTACCGTGGCCTAGAGTCCTTCAGGACTTCGCCATGGGATGCCAAGGAGAATCTGCCCAGCGACTATTCTCGCATTTACCAATTCAAGAATTTCGACCGCACCAAAAGGAGGGTTCTGGCCGAAGCCAAGGATTTCGACGGTATTTTGGTAAGCTTCGTATTCTGATATCCCGCTTTGGAGTCCCTTCTAATCTCGAGTTTCTTCTTTGCAGCCTGGTCTCTACATCACGCTCCATGTGATCAATGTGCCCGCCAGCCGTTGGGCCGCCTTCAAGTCCGCCCAGCTCACCGACAACATCATTGTGTATGGCATGCTGCCGCACGAGCATCAGATGTGCGTGATGAATGTCGTGCTGCAGCGCATGCCCGACTCTGAGGTTCCCCTCAAATCCAAGGAGGAGCTGATTGTACAGTGTGGCTATCGCCGCTTTGTGGTCAATCCTATTTACAGCCAACACACCAACGGCGACAAGCACAAGGTGAGAGACGCACTCTATGATCTCCATATGAATCCCTGCCAATGGTTGAATTTATTTGCAGTTTGAGCGCTACTTCCGTCCGTATGAGACAGTCTGCGCCACCTTTTATGCACCCATTCAGTTCCCTCCCTCCGCTGTGCTAGCATTCAAAGTGAATCCCGACTCGACGCTGGCCTTGGTGGCCCGCGGACGCCTCATCTCGTGTAATCCAGATCGCATCGTGCTCAAGCGCGTCGTCCTCAGTGGCCACCCCATGCGCATCAATCGCAAATCGGCCACGATACGCTACATGTTCTTCTACAAGGAGGATGTCGAGTACTTCAAGCCCGTTAAACTAAGGACCAAATGCGGACGATTGGGCCACATCAAGGAGTCGCTGGGTACGCATGGCCACATGAAGTGCTACTTCGATGGACAGTTGAGATCCTACGACACGGCCTTCATGTATCTGTATAAGCGGGTCTTTCCCAAGTGGACCTACGAGGAGTGCCTGGTGCGCACGGCGGAGAACGAGCGCCAACAGGTGGTGGCGAACAGGAGAAtcgaacagcagcaacaggtaGCCATGGATATGTAGAATgtacatacagacacacacgtaAACCTCGTTTTTGATAATAGGAATAATAGAATTATATTCACAAACAATTGTCTTAATTTAAGGTAGAGGCAATACGagtacaatatacatacacaaaACATGGATACGATTAAAAGCTTACCACATTGCACAAAGGTAGATAGATCGAGCGGAGGGGGTGTTAATACAGATTTCCGGCTAGGATTTGGTAGCAGGGATTATTGTACTGGGATGGGGCGGGGGACAGGACAGATGGCGGGGCTGGTATTTAGTAATTGGTGGATAGACATTTGCGTCGCTTCTTCTGGAGCTGTTCGACCTGTTCGGTTATTTGGATGGGTGTTTGGAAACCTTGTACAATGGTATTCACGGTGAGAACCGTGGCTATAAATTGATTGATGGATATGTGCCAGGCCTCGGAGGTGTTtgtgctgctactgctgctacccctgctgctgctgggcttcCCGCTGGCCTGACGGAGCTCCTCCTCGAGTGCCACAAATAGACGGGTGGtgctgctgtgctctgctgcgGGCGTTGTGGGGTTGCCATTGCTATCCGGTTGCTGTAGAACACATTTATACAAGGTCATTCCGTCACAGTTTGGGTGGGATTAAGGATTGCTTACCTCATCGCCGCTGCCGCCCAAATTGAGTTGGGTAAAGCTCTCTAGGCTGGGTTCCTTTTTGATGTTGCTGTTTCCCAGCTCCAGCAGATTCTCATCTGTAAAGAAAAAGAGCCTTACAATGCAACCGATTACTGGGGACTTGTGGCATCACTTACATGCCATTCGCATCTCCTCGTCCTGCACACAGCCCATGATCTCGATAATGCTGCGCCACAGCAGCTGGAAGTTCTCCTTGCGCAAATGCGGAATGGTCTGATGCGAGCCCGAGGCCCCCTCATCGGGCTGGTCGAGCAGATAGCCGAGGCTGCCCAGGCTTCTCGAATCCGTGGCATTCGAGTCGGCACGCTCCAGTCGCGTAGCAGCAACCAGGTCACTGATCTGTGAGAAATTCGATATAGTCTCGACATTCAGAAGCATTTTatcggctgcagcagcagcagccgcggAAGCTGAGGCTGCTCCAGCAGTCGCTCCCGGCGGCGGAGTCATtcgtgccgctcccagatctgAAATATCCGAAAATGTGTCAATCGATTCGTAACGTCCCTGCTGGCGTAGGCCGAACTCTTGGCCGTCGTCATCCCGCCCAGCATCGGAGCGTGTTGCAGTAGCAGTAGTAGTACCCgggagtgctgctgctggcagatCCACATAGAATGTTGAATTGCGCTGCGCCAGCGAGGAGGTGTTGGAATTCAGCGACAAATTGGGCGTGTTGCGTGATAGATCCATGAACGTATTGCCCGATATACCCGCCAGATTATGCAAATGCTGTGTGGCACTGATCAGAGCATAGTCATCGGCATCAAATTGATGATCCGAGGGCGAGGGCAAAGCCTCCATGGACTCTGAAGCATCGTCGCTGTAAAGAGAATCATGAAATTATCAGGTAAAAAGCTGAAGCGTTGTGCTACTTTTACacttttatacccggtactcagtcagtttatatgtacatatgtgatCTTATGATGCACTTTACTGTAACTTACACAAAACATTTAATACGTAAGCGCTGGAATTATTATCGCAGCCGATGCATCGCGATGACTGCCGCatgtctatctctctctttctctcccgctctctctctcatttactaacgagagagaaagagaggaaacACGTGCGCTAATTATGTTGTACTGTTAATTCTTGCACTTCGTTTATACTCTTTCCGCTTAATGTCCTATTTGATTATAAATGTATAATGTTTTATCTGATTTCACTTATCTACTGTTTTAATATATGCCCTACATCtatccgtctctctctctttcacttctCACGCCAACACCAGACGTAATATCTCGCTCTCCTCCGCCAAGGGGCGAAcgctgcacgaggaagagtgtgtgagagatagagagagagtgagaaagagagagagaatcatttgttccttctggctataataataatccgatctgatcccaATTCTGCAATCAGCTAGATAAGGTCAGGAAAACTTTGAAAAAACCTtgatatcacagaagtctgcacacaaaatttggttgctatAGATCTTatagacatggctatatcggaATATCGGGTTCGAaaacgctttcttctgggtgttacacacgtACACTTTGTGGTTTCCACAtccaccacaaaactaatatatCCCTAAACTCTTGGATTATCGGGCATAAAAATGTACAGAATAATTTACAGCACAAATTCCACTCACTCAAAGAAATCTTCCGCCTCAAAGGCCTCCTCGGCATCATCTTTGGTCCGTGGACGCGGACGACGTGATCGTTCGATTTCCGCCTTGGATAACAGAGGCGGCAAATGCAACACATAAAGTAATTTCAGTTTCTCCATGCTCTTGGAGGAGCAAACCAAGCCCAGGGCATTGATAAGCTGTCCAAAATCCAGATATCCAGTACCCTTCTTGTCTGTGAGCTGAAAACACATAACAAAtgataaataatacaaaattgtaCTCCACTTTTCTCCTCTTACCCTGAACAACTTTTCGCCAAGATCCACGCTGACACACTTCCGCCAGGGAGTTAGCTCTGTGAAGAGTGTGTGGAATACCTCATAGTTGACCCAGTAGGCCTCGTATCTGCCATTACTGCCACCCAGGACAGGGTCATTCGGTACCCTGGTGGGCGATTGATgatgcagcagctgcggcgTCTCCGACAGCGAGCATtgtgccttctgctgctgctgcatggaCTTCAACGCGTGTTTTTCCTCTCGGATGATGGTGAGCAGCATGTGCAGCTCGTTTCGATCGAAATAGGGATTCTGTAAATAGGCCTTGACAACGGTCTTCTCGTTGTCAATGTCAAACTGACGCATGGTCAGGCGTCGGTGCTTGTTGCGCAGCTCCTCGATGCGCTGCTGGGTCAGTTCCTCGCCGAATTTTGTGTACGCCTCGTGGATGAGGGTCTGCACAGTTTGCGTCTGTGAGCGTTCCATCTTGCGTTTGTCCGTGGAGGGCGGCACTTGATAGTCGGGATTGTAAATGCCCTCCAGATAGTTTTGCAGCACCAGCATGGCCTCGCCATCGTCCTGGCACTTGAGCAGCTTGTCGCGATTCCATTCGATGATCTGCAAAGCCACCATAAAGATGATCTTGGCGCCCTCGTAGAAGAAACAGTCGAGTATGTGGAGCGAGCTCTCATAGCTGATTACGCTCATGAAGATGGTGAGGAACCACGAAATGGAGATCATTTTGATGACGCCCAGCTGCTCCAGATGCTCGTGCAGATCGGCCAGATGAGTTTCGACCAGTTCATTGAGCACGCCCTGATCAATCTGTGCCCCCACCACCTTGTCCTTGTAGTAGTCCGGCAAGAGGTTCTCGCACAGGCTGGCCAGCATCCAGAAGGCGTTCTCTTCGTCGCAAAACAGTAGGAATACCGACGAGACAATGTTCATGGCCTGGCAGTAACCCACCTGCGGATTGCGCAGGGCATAGGCTTGCAGGACGCGCCTCAGTGCGCCAATGCCGTCTGTGCTCTGGAATGCCGGATGCTCGGGCAGTGAACGGGGCAGATCCCTGTCGATTTCGTCGTGAGCAAAGCAATCCTTAATGCAGGCAGCCTTCTCCACCAGATCCTCGTACAATCCGGGATTCATTTCCTTGTCGTGAATGGCACCGGAGAAGATCAACCAAATCTCCTGACGCAACTGGTCCGGAATGCCCTCCACAATGAGATTTATGACATCGGTGGTGCGGAACATGCCAATGCCGCGTCCAAAGTCACGGAAATGTGCCTCCCAACGCACCATCTTCTCCTCCTGATTCCTGATTATGTCTGAACTGAACTGTGTCTTGAATGTGTTCATCAAGGCTGTCTGCTTGCTCCAGGAGATGTCGTACTTGGCACGTTCCCGACTCACGGGACTGCAACAGATAATCGTATTGTGAAATGGCGCCTTATTCG
The sequence above is a segment of the Drosophila pseudoobscura strain MV-25-SWS-2005 chromosome X, UCI_Dpse_MV25, whole genome shotgun sequence genome. Coding sequences within it:
- the Tbc1d8-9 gene encoding TBC1 domain family member 9 isoform X3, with the protein product MWIEPKELLLPSTFWIAEMYSRYFVLQKRRGHGESRGFGSMLVGTYDSVWNTKPAPYRIVHRTPSSEVSYEIAIGITQDEIAKDWEWLQANLFNVLNEMENEDEVTNFTICKIKSLYTQNNQDETGETADFKVMTSQFRQTFKMPEEERLVNSYSATYVKNKIPRQGQLYISLNHVCFYSYMLGHEVKRIIRFAELEDISRNANTIYLKTTNNMTYNFTLIFNAGEAHLLIEQLNKMAIQQLIQDPESPVVDHDPSNFARLGAKSSKKPVLLRDLTARQKSEEFRIYFRLPQTEIIDGKIKANIWTPYSKRFNAGYIYLSPNFFCFRSDVKDLVSVVIPMKTIKSVEKKDDGQQRFDNQIVIITSENVPFMFAQIVDREVLISKITDLLSRIHVPVSRERAKYDISWSKQTALMNTFKTQFSSDIIRNQEEKMVRWEAHFRDFGRGIGMFRTTDVINLIVEGIPDQLRQEIWLIFSGAIHDKEMNPGLYEDLVEKAACIKDCFAHDEIDRDLPRSLPEHPAFQSTDGIGALRRVLQAYALRNPQVGYCQAMNIVSSVFLLFCDEENAFWMLASLCENLLPDYYKDKVVGAQIDQGVLNELVETHLADLHEHLEQLGVIKMISISWFLTIFMSVISYESSLHILDCFFYEGAKIIFMVALQIIEWNRDKLLKCQDDGEAMLVLQNYLEGIYNPDYQVPPSTDKRKMERSQTQTVQTLIHEAYTKFGEELTQQRIEELRNKHRRLTMRQFDIDNEKTVVKAYLQNPYFDRNELHMLLTIIREEKHALKSMQQQQKAQCSLSETPQLLHHQSPTRVPNDPVLGGSNGRYEAYWVNYEVFHTLFTELTPWRKCVSVDLGEKLFRLTDKKGTGYLDFGQLINALGLVCSSKSMEKLKLLYVLHLPPLLSKAEIERSRRPRPRTKDDAEEAFEAEDFFDDDASESMEALPSPSDHQFDADDYALISATQHLHNLAGISGNTFMDLSRNTPNLSLNSNTSSLAQRNSTFYVDLPAAALPDLGAARMTPPPGATAGAASASAAAAAAADKMLLNVETISNFSQISDLVAATRLERADSNATDSRSLGSLGYLLDQPDEGASGSHQTIPHLRKENFQLLWRSIIEIMGCVQDEEMRMAYENLLELGNSNIKKEPSLESFTQLNLGGSGDEQPDSNGNPTTPAAEHSSTTRLFVALEEELRQASGKPSSSRGSSSSSTNTSEAWHISINQFIATVLTVNTIVQGFQTPIQITEQVEQLQKKRRKCLSTNY
- the Tbc1d8-9 gene encoding TBC1 domain family member 9 isoform X2, whose translation is MLIAEMYSRYFVLQKRRGHGESRGFGSMLVGTYDSVWNTKPAPYRIVHRTPSSEVSYEIAIGITQDEIAKDWEWLQANLFNVLNEMENEDEVTNFTICKIKSLYTQNNQDETGETADFKVMTSQFRQTFKMPEEERLVNSYSATYVKNKIPRQGQLYISLNHVCFYSYMLGHEVKRIIRFAELEDISRNANTIYLKTTNNMTYNFTLIFNAGEAHLLIEQLNKMAIQQLIQDPESPVVDHDPSNFARLGAKSSKKPVLLRDLTARQKSEEFRIYFRLPQTEIIDGKIKANIWTPYSKRFNAGYIYLSPNFFCFRSDVKDLVSVVIPMKTIKSVEKKDDGQQRFDNQIVIITSENVPFMFAQIVDREVLISKITDLLSRIHVPVSRERAKYDISWSKQTALMNTFKTQFSSDIIRNQEEKMVRWEAHFRDFGRGIGMFRTTDVINLIVEGIPDQLRQEIWLIFSGAIHDKEMNPGLYEDLVEKAACIKDCFAHDEIDRDLPRSLPEHPAFQSTDGIGALRRVLQAYALRNPQVGYCQAMNIVSSVFLLFCDEENAFWMLASLCENLLPDYYKDKVVGAQIDQGVLNELVETHLADLHEHLEQLGVIKMISISWFLTIFMSVISYESSLHILDCFFYEGAKIIFMVALQIIEWNRDKLLKCQDDGEAMLVLQNYLEGIYNPDYQVPPSTDKRKMERSQTQTVQTLIHEAYTKFGEELTQQRIEELRNKHRRLTMRQFDIDNEKTVVKAYLQNPYFDRNELHMLLTIIREEKHALKSMQQQQKAQCSLSETPQLLHHQSPTRVPNDPVLGGSNGRYEAYWVNYEVFHTLFTELTPWRKCVSVDLGEKLFRLTDKKGTGYLDFGQLINALGLVCSSKSMEKLKLLYVLHLPPLLSKAEIERSRRPRPRTKDDAEEAFEAEDFFDDDASESMEALPSPSDHQFDADDYALISATQHLHNLAGISGNTFMDLSRNTPNLSLNSNTSSLAQRNSTFYVDLPAAALPGTTTATATRSDAGRDDDGQEFGLRQQGRYESIDTFSDISDLGAARMTPPPGATAGAASASAAAAAAADKMLLNVETISNFSQISDLVAATRLERADSNATDSRSLGSLGYLLDQPDEGASGSHQTIPHLRKENFQLLWRSIIEIMGCVQDEEMRMAYENLLELGNSNIKKEPSLESFTQLNLGGSGDEQPDSNGNPTTPAAEHSSTTRLFVALEEELRQASGKPSSSRGSSSSSTNTSEAWHISINQFIATVLTVNTIVQGFQTPIQITEQVEQLQKKRRKCLSTNY